ACATCGCTGGACACGACAGACCACTGTTTCCTGCAACTCACTCGCTCTCAGAGGAAGTGGTGGGGTCGAGAGTGGATTCAGCCGCGAGCTTCAATCGATCAGCCTTGCTGATGTATTTAGACTTGCTTGCCGGTGCCAGTTTGGCACTGGCTTTTTTGGCATGCGCCTTTAATAGCTGCTTGATTTTTTTTTGACGATTCATGGTTTTCCACTCGGTGTGTCAGCGCCCGAATGATATCAGCTTAAATGGCCGGACCCGATCCCCGGGGGGCGCGCAGGGTGCACAACGCGGGCAATTGACGACAAATCGCAGGCGCTGGCAGAACCGCCCGCCACCGAACGCCTGCCACCGCCGCAATCAGTCCAAGGCTGCGAAAAGCACTACCCCAGGGAATAGGCGGGGAAATCCGTATAACCGACCTCGCCGCGGCGGGTGTAATACGCTGATCGGTCCGCTTCGGCTAACGGCCAGCCGTGCTTGAGACGCTCTGCAAGGTCCGGGTTGGCGATAAAGGGTCTGCCGAAGGCAATTAAGTCCACCAACCCGGTGTCGAGCGCAGCCTGCGCGCTGTTGCGATCAGTGAACCCGCCACACCAGATGATTGCGCCAGGGAACGCGGCCCGAACCTTGGCCAGCAGAGCGTGGTCGAGGTGGTTCGATTTGAACTCGGCCAACTCCATGTTTTCCTCAGGCATCAGCTCGTAGACCAGGTGCAGATAGGCGACGCCGAGACGACCCAGACGCTCAGCCACGTACAGCAAGGTTTCCTCGGTCAGCGGGTCCGCCGGAATACCGTTGAACTTGCCAAACGGCGACAGGCGCACACCCACACGCCCCGGCCCCCACTCACGCACCGCCGCTTCAACGACTTCCAGCAGGAACCGTGTACGGTTTTCCAAGCTGCCGCCTCCATATGAATCGGTGCGCGTATTGAGCACCGAGTTCATGAACTGCTCGACCAGATAGCCATTGGCACCATGGATTTCGACACCGTCAAACCCGGCCTCCCGGGCGTGGATGCACTCTTGTGTAAACGTGTCGACCAATGCCATCACCTCCTCTGACGTCAGGCGCCGAGGCTGGCCCGCCGG
This region of Pseudomonas mandelii genomic DNA includes:
- a CDS encoding DUF2986 domain-containing protein codes for the protein MNRQKKIKQLLKAHAKKASAKLAPASKSKYISKADRLKLAAESTLDPTTSSESE
- a CDS encoding alkene reductase gives rise to the protein MIDLFESQLVGGTLRLKNRIVMAPMTRTRTSEGDVPNELMATYYGQRASAGLIVAEATDVAPSSNGYAMTPGIYTPAQRQGWSLVTDQVHRNGGTIFLQLWHVGRMAHPSLMPNGEAPWGVTDERAESQVFAHGPDGKLDHIPAGQPRRLTSEEVMALVDTFTQECIHAREAGFDGVEIHGANGYLVEQFMNSVLNTRTDSYGGGSLENRTRFLLEVVEAAVREWGPGRVGVRLSPFGKFNGIPADPLTEETLLYVAERLGRLGVAYLHLVYELMPEENMELAEFKSNHLDHALLAKVRAAFPGAIIWCGGFTDRNSAQAALDTGLVDLIAFGRPFIANPDLAERLKHGWPLAEADRSAYYTRRGEVGYTDFPAYSLG